GTTTCCGAGCATTACCTTGTAGTTCAGTTCCAACGAGTGCTTTTCCACGAGTGAAAGGAGTTCTGCCTGTTCCTTCTTCTTGTCGCCCATCTGCTCATAGAGTTGCATCTTCGAGAGTGAAATCTGCTCGTTGCTGCCCTCAAGAAGTTCAAGACGGTCGAGCATTTCCACCATTTTCTTGTGATTGTTCTGCGAACCATACAGCTGATAGAGAATCTGAATCACGTCTTCCCGTGCCTTGTTGGTCGTGTATAGACGTTCGTATGCGTCCAAAGCCTGCTCGTAATCCGATTGCGTGATGTAGAATTGTCCCATCTTCTCCAGATAAGTGGAGTTTTCGGGGTCGAGTTCAGCGGCCTTCTCAAAATGGATTCGAGCTTGTTTGGAGTCCTTCATATCCATATAGAAGCCTGCCAACTGATAGTAGACTTCCGGTGCTTTCGGGTTAATGTCGCGGGCGTGTCGGAGCAAATCGAAGGCAGCTCCCATATTTCCCACCTCCTGTTGTCGGATGGCTTCAAGGAAGAAATAGTTGTAACGGCGCAAATCTTCTTTTGGAATTGCGAGCATTGGGGCGGCAAGCATTGTCAGCAGAGTGGCAAGGACCGTCTTCCTGATGATTTTTTTATATTTGATTTTCAACCTTTTATATTTGTTTCTCTGTCTATGTTCTTCCAAATAACAGGCAGCTTCGTGATGTTTCCTACTTTACACCCGTGTGTCCGTAGCCACCTGCACCTCTTTCCGTCTCATCAAGCACTTCCACTTCTTCAAATTCTGCCTGTTCGTGTCGGGCAATCACAAGCTGTGCAATGCGTTCTCCGGCGTTGATGACAAAGTCTTCGCTTGAGAAATTAATGAGTAACACCATAATTTCGCCACGATAATCTGCATCGACCGTGCCCGGAGTGTTGAGCACGGTTATACCATATTTCAACGCCAGTCCACTTCTTGGGCGCACCTGTGCCTCGAAACCAACTGGTAAAGCTATGTGCAATCCAGTCGGAACAAGCTTTCTTTCCATCGGATGGAGGGTTATCGGACTGTCGATATTTGCACGGAGATCCATTCCCGCACTCTGCGATGTGGCGTAGGCAGGCAATGGTTGCCCACCTTTATTTACTACTTTTATCTTGATCATTTCTATATAATAATGTGCAAAAATAATCATTTATACGCACATAGATGAATTTTCCTATGTAAAAAGCCCTAATTTAGCCAATTTTAATTACTTTTGCGTAAGATATTTTTTGAGTTTA
The Prevotella sp. HUN102 genome window above contains:
- the dut gene encoding dUTP diphosphatase → MIKIKVVNKGGQPLPAYATSQSAGMDLRANIDSPITLHPMERKLVPTGLHIALPVGFEAQVRPRSGLALKYGITVLNTPGTVDADYRGEIMVLLINFSSEDFVINAGERIAQLVIARHEQAEFEEVEVLDETERGAGGYGHTGVK